In a genomic window of Magnolia sinica isolate HGM2019 chromosome 14, MsV1, whole genome shotgun sequence:
- the LOC131225016 gene encoding uncharacterized protein LOC131225016, producing the protein MCCDCPIDLGCKVMLVDLIVTKIFHYDVVMGMDWLTMMKAEIDYDTLIVKIYEDDGTSLTFPVQVSHDRRILCYTSLEEGYQGPSLTCTPVVQEFVDVFKAIPGLPPRREIDFTIDLTLGVTPISLPTYCMPPCEMEELRSQIDKLLKLGFI; encoded by the coding sequence ATGTGTTGTGACTGCCCCATTGACTTGGGATGCAAGGTGATGCTTGTGGATTTAATAGTGACCAAGATCTTCCATTATGACGTCGTCATGGGCATGGACTGGTTGACCATGATGAAAGCAGAGATTGACTATGACACTCTGATAGTGAAGATATACGAAGACGATGGCACTTCCCTCACATTCCCAGTCCAGGTTAGCCACGATCGTAGAATTTTGTGTTATACATCATTAGAGGAGGGTTACCAGGGGCCTTCGCTAACTtgcactcctgtggtccaagagttcgtCGACGTGTTTAAGGCCATACCCGGACTTCCCcctcgacgtgagatagacttcacgatcgatCTGACTCTGGGTGTCACACCCATTTCCTTGCCTACTTACtgcatgcccccatgtgagatggaagagctaAGGTCCCAAATTGACAAATTGCTAAAGTTAGGCTTCATCTGA